One window from the genome of Faecalibacterium sp. HTF-F encodes:
- a CDS encoding polysaccharide deacetylase family protein: MKRSEYLARRRRARVAAMMLFALIMGFVSAAPPVVTGCQAQDLTPAPDTSVLSPAISVPVQAEPAAPVLPEKWVCLTFDDGPSKTTPDVLNALNAAGVHATFFVVATGHNEKYLPLLTEAVSAGHQIALHSASHEYSDIYRSSEAYWADIALLKERIAPYVDAESIRYLRFPGGSTNTVSRRYGGKGLMKQLKAEVEQKGWQWVDWNVCAEDAVGGHPSADTIYRNVVRETGQQTNCIVLMHDSATTRTTAEALPDIIRWYADQGFAFLTVAEALPIG, encoded by the coding sequence TTGAAACGATCAGAATACCTTGCCCGGCGCAGGCGGGCCAGAGTTGCGGCGATGATGTTGTTTGCCCTTATCATGGGGTTTGTATCTGCTGCGCCGCCAGTCGTCACCGGATGTCAGGCGCAGGATCTGACCCCGGCACCGGACACCTCGGTGCTCTCCCCTGCCATTTCTGTTCCGGTGCAGGCCGAGCCCGCTGCTCCTGTTCTTCCGGAAAAGTGGGTCTGTCTGACCTTTGATGACGGCCCCAGCAAAACCACGCCGGATGTGCTCAATGCCCTGAACGCTGCAGGGGTGCACGCCACCTTTTTTGTGGTGGCTACCGGCCACAACGAAAAGTATCTGCCCTTGCTCACCGAAGCGGTCAGCGCCGGGCATCAGATCGCACTGCACTCTGCTTCCCACGAGTACAGCGATATCTACCGCAGCAGCGAAGCCTACTGGGCGGACATTGCACTGCTGAAGGAGCGCATTGCTCCCTATGTGGACGCAGAAAGCATCCGGTATCTGCGGTTCCCGGGCGGCAGCACCAACACGGTGAGCCGACGCTACGGCGGGAAAGGCCTGATGAAGCAGTTGAAAGCCGAAGTAGAGCAGAAGGGCTGGCAGTGGGTGGACTGGAACGTCTGCGCCGAGGACGCCGTAGGCGGGCATCCAAGCGCGGACACCATTTACCGCAATGTGGTGCGGGAGACCGGGCAGCAGACGAACTGCATCGTTCTGATGCACGATTCCGCCACCACCCGCACCACCGCCGAGGCGCTGCCCGACATCATCCGGTGGTATGCGGATCAGGGTTTTGCGTTTTTGACGGTGGCCGAAGCGCTGCCGATTGGGTAA
- the spo0A gene encoding sporulation transcription factor Spo0A, translating to MDKVRFLMSDTGAQITAACREALEQKGVDVTVVEKDGNKVLQKMLAVRPQVVLLDAFMPGLDALAVKQRYNAAGERHTSFFVTGAFQSEEMVQELLDEGFSYYFVKPFDETVLAARVLKAALGTENRILHTSVDSDELTVTEILHQIGVPAHIKGYQFLRDAILLTMNEPEYINAVTKRLYPEIAKKNGTTASRVERAIRHAIEVAWDRGDVDTLNSYFGYTIHNLRGKPTNSEFIAMIADKMRLDKRQRVG from the coding sequence ATGGACAAAGTGAGATTTTTGATGTCAGACACTGGTGCACAAATTACTGCCGCCTGCCGTGAGGCACTGGAGCAGAAGGGTGTGGATGTGACCGTCGTGGAAAAGGACGGCAACAAGGTGCTGCAGAAAATGCTGGCTGTGCGTCCGCAGGTAGTGCTGCTGGATGCCTTTATGCCCGGGCTGGATGCCCTGGCAGTCAAGCAGCGCTACAATGCCGCCGGGGAACGGCACACTTCCTTCTTCGTGACAGGCGCTTTCCAGAGCGAAGAGATGGTTCAGGAGCTGCTGGATGAGGGCTTTTCCTACTATTTTGTAAAGCCCTTTGATGAGACCGTGCTTGCCGCCCGGGTCCTCAAGGCTGCGCTCGGGACGGAAAACCGCATCCTGCACACCAGCGTGGACAGCGATGAACTGACCGTGACCGAGATCCTGCACCAGATCGGCGTGCCTGCCCATATCAAGGGCTACCAGTTCCTGCGGGATGCCATCCTGCTCACCATGAACGAGCCGGAGTATATCAACGCTGTGACCAAGCGTCTGTACCCGGAAATCGCCAAGAAAAACGGCACTACCGCCAGCCGTGTGGAGCGCGCCATCCGCCACGCCATCGAGGTGGCGTGGGACCGGGGTGATGTGGACACCCTCAACAGCTACTTCGGCTACACCATCCATAACCTGCGCGGAAAACCCACCAACAGCGAGTTCATTGCAATGATAGCTGACAAGATGCGGCTGGATAAACGGCAGAGGGTGGGGTGA
- the spoIVB gene encoding SpoIVB peptidase, translating into MRRAKLRRFFRIAAAYLLVAILAALGWLWHSLPSEILLEPGQSLSLPRFSFIEPLRSTGSRNAASTQAVGSYQVTLSLGGWLPIKTVRALVETRPAVTVCGTPFGVKMFSEGALIVGFSDLNTAKGTINPAKKAGLRLGDRVVRMDGVLTETNDAVHDALEAAAGAPVRLIYIREGEQFQTQLTPAWDSTAGQWRAGMWVRDSSAGVGTMTFVDNDAEVFAGLGHPISDSDTGESVALRSGEIVPCQIVGCTGGTVGSPGELKGRFLSTHALGSICINGETGVYGRTRTVFSGPEAEIAFAQEIVPGDAEIWTTVDGEAPQHYQIRIEKVNDADPHRNMILHVTDRRLLAKTGGIVQGMSGSPILQNGRLVGAVTHVLVNDPTRGYGIFAQTMLKQAHSIEKTDDAAQP; encoded by the coding sequence ATGCGCAGAGCAAAACTCCGCCGCTTTTTCCGCATTGCGGCAGCTTATCTTCTGGTTGCTATTCTGGCTGCGCTGGGATGGCTCTGGCACAGTCTGCCTTCTGAGATCCTGCTGGAGCCCGGGCAGTCCCTTTCCCTGCCCCGCTTTTCTTTCATCGAGCCTCTGCGCAGCACCGGCTCCCGCAATGCAGCCAGCACGCAGGCTGTAGGCAGCTATCAGGTCACTTTGTCGCTGGGCGGCTGGCTGCCCATCAAAACCGTGCGCGCCCTTGTGGAGACCCGGCCTGCTGTCACAGTCTGCGGCACACCTTTCGGAGTCAAAATGTTCTCAGAAGGCGCACTCATCGTGGGCTTTTCCGATCTGAACACGGCCAAAGGCACCATAAACCCCGCCAAGAAAGCCGGGCTTCGGCTGGGTGACCGCGTGGTGCGCATGGACGGCGTTCTGACCGAGACCAACGATGCGGTGCACGATGCACTGGAAGCCGCAGCAGGCGCCCCGGTGCGGCTGATCTATATCCGCGAGGGTGAACAGTTCCAGACTCAGCTCACGCCCGCATGGGACAGCACCGCCGGGCAGTGGCGCGCCGGGATGTGGGTGCGTGATTCCTCCGCAGGCGTAGGCACCATGACCTTTGTGGACAACGATGCTGAGGTGTTTGCCGGTCTGGGGCATCCCATCAGCGACAGTGACACCGGCGAAAGCGTTGCGCTGCGCAGCGGCGAGATCGTCCCCTGCCAGATCGTGGGGTGTACCGGCGGCACTGTGGGCAGCCCGGGTGAGCTGAAGGGCCGCTTTCTGAGCACCCATGCGCTGGGCAGTATCTGCATCAACGGCGAGACCGGGGTCTATGGCCGGACACGCACTGTATTTTCCGGCCCGGAAGCAGAGATCGCTTTTGCGCAGGAGATCGTGCCCGGCGATGCAGAGATCTGGACCACAGTGGACGGAGAAGCGCCTCAGCATTACCAGATCCGCATTGAAAAGGTAAACGATGCCGACCCGCACCGCAACATGATCCTGCATGTGACGGACCGGAGGCTTCTGGCAAAGACCGGCGGCATTGTGCAGGGCATGAGCGGAAGTCCCATCCTGCAGAACGGCAGGCTGGTGGGTGCCGTGACCCACGTACTGGTAAATGACCCGACACGCGGCTACGGCATTTTTGCGCAGACCATGCTGAAACAGGCGCATTCCATTGAAAAAACAGACGATGCTGCGCAGCCATAA
- a CDS encoding sporulation initiation factor Spo0A C-terminal domain-containing protein — protein MSAQVNDLLRPMGITRNVSAYSILLRCIELTYEQEDRLQAVEKEIYTPIADQRCCDPKAIQSAIRRATRTAWDTNPDYVQQLAGYPLTGAPSAVQFLEMLYNAAVRAV, from the coding sequence TTGTCCGCTCAAGTCAATGACCTGCTGCGCCCGATGGGCATCACACGCAATGTGAGCGCCTACAGCATCCTGCTCCGGTGTATCGAACTGACCTATGAGCAGGAGGACCGCCTGCAGGCTGTGGAGAAAGAGATCTACACTCCGATCGCAGATCAGCGATGTTGTGACCCTAAGGCGATCCAAAGCGCGATCCGCAGGGCTACGAGAACCGCGTGGGACACAAACCCCGACTATGTGCAGCAGCTGGCAGGCTACCCGCTGACCGGTGCGCCCAGCGCGGTGCAGTTTCTGGAGATGCTGTACAACGCGGCGGTGAGAGCAGTCTGA
- a CDS encoding helix-turn-helix domain-containing protein produces the protein MTIGERIKEVRKNEKLTQQEFADRLNLKRNTVGSYEVNVVEPSDRTIKDICDKFGVREAWLRTGEGEMFVQDTQSEQVAAFLAELTKDDSDTFKKRFVEMLAGLSPADWELLEHMAEKLTQKKEESP, from the coding sequence ATGACGATAGGCGAACGAATTAAAGAAGTTAGAAAAAATGAAAAGCTGACTCAACAAGAGTTTGCTGACCGGCTGAACCTTAAACGGAACACCGTCGGCAGCTACGAGGTTAATGTTGTTGAACCCAGCGACCGTACTATTAAAGACATCTGCGATAAGTTCGGCGTCCGGGAAGCGTGGCTGCGTACCGGCGAGGGTGAAATGTTTGTGCAGGACACCCAGTCGGAGCAGGTGGCGGCTTTTCTGGCTGAGCTGACCAAGGATGACAGTGACACCTTTAAAAAGCGTTTTGTTGAAATGCTGGCAGGCCTGAGCCCGGCGGACTGGGAGCTGCTGGAGCACATGGCCGAAAAATTGACGCAAAAAAAAGAGGAAAGCCCATAA
- a CDS encoding DUF4177 domain-containing protein — translation MGFMDTLQKESSYSTASGNSYQYVVLQVTLKEKFIGTGSGNLTELENVINEQAAKGYRLHTITTANGGSKGLMGGDRIQATMVFEKVN, via the coding sequence ATGGGCTTTATGGATACTTTACAGAAAGAATCTTCTTACTCTACTGCATCCGGCAATTCGTACCAGTATGTGGTGCTGCAGGTGACCTTGAAGGAAAAATTCATCGGTACTGGTTCCGGCAACCTGACTGAGCTGGAGAATGTCATCAACGAGCAGGCGGCCAAGGGCTATCGGCTGCATACCATCACCACAGCCAACGGCGGCAGTAAGGGTCTGATGGGTGGTGACCGCATTCAGGCAACCATGGTGTTTGAAAAAGTGAACTGA
- a CDS encoding virulence RhuM family protein, whose protein sequence is MENQNKGEIIMYRTEDGLTEIQTTLVDDTVWLNRAQMAELFQHDRSVIGRHIKNVFEEGELDRERNVQNLHIPNSDKLVEFYSLDVIISVGYRVKSLRGTQFRIWANGILKEYLKKGFAICKRQLTCLSKSAASKKGESARVINL, encoded by the coding sequence ATGGAGAACCAGAACAAGGGCGAGATCATCATGTATCGGACCGAGGACGGTCTGACTGAGATACAGACCACGCTGGTGGATGATACGGTATGGCTGAACAGAGCGCAGATGGCAGAACTGTTTCAGCATGACCGTTCTGTCATTGGAAGGCACATCAAGAACGTATTTGAAGAGGGTGAACTTGACCGAGAAAGGAATGTGCAAAATTTGCACATTCCAAATTCTGACAAATTGGTTGAGTTCTATAGTCTGGATGTTATCATCTCCGTTGGCTACCGTGTCAAGTCTCTTCGCGGCACCCAGTTCCGTATCTGGGCCAATGGTATTCTGAAAGAATATCTGAAGAAGGGCTTTGCCATCTGCAAAAGGCAATTGACATGTCTTTCAAAAAGCGCTGCCTCAAAAAAGGGGGAAAGCGCACGAGTGATAAACCTCTGA
- a CDS encoding GlsB/YeaQ/YmgE family stress response membrane protein — MLGFIFSLLVGALAGYIAGRIMGSETSTLRNIVLGILGGFVGSILFGLIGLSATGIVGEILVSVVGACVCIWIGRKLFK; from the coding sequence ATGTTAGGTTTCATCTTCAGTCTGCTGGTCGGTGCACTGGCCGGTTACATTGCGGGCCGCATCATGGGCAGCGAAACTTCCACCCTGCGCAACATTGTGCTGGGCATTCTGGGCGGCTTTGTGGGCAGCATCCTGTTCGGCCTGATCGGCCTGAGTGCTACTGGCATCGTGGGCGAGATCCTCGTGTCCGTTGTGGGTGCCTGCGTCTGCATCTGGATCGGCCGCAAGCTGTTCAAGTAA
- a CDS encoding endonuclease III domain-containing protein — protein MSVRQKVPEDLTARKALALEVIDRLKKEYPDAGCTLDYAHAWQLLVSVRLAAQCTDARVNIVVEDLFAKYPSVAALAAAEPEDIEAIVKPCGLGHSKARDISACMRMLRDKYDCQVPATFEELLALPGVGRKSANLIMGDVFGKPAIVTDTHCIRLCNRIGLVDGIKEPQKVEMALWKIIPPEEGSDLCHRFVMHGRAVCNARKPECEHCCLKAICRYAQEQSGTQTAGS, from the coding sequence ATGTCTGTTCGCCAAAAAGTGCCGGAGGATCTTACCGCCAGGAAGGCTCTGGCATTGGAGGTCATTGACCGTCTGAAAAAAGAGTATCCGGATGCCGGATGCACCTTGGACTACGCCCATGCATGGCAGCTGCTTGTCAGTGTCCGGCTGGCCGCGCAGTGTACGGATGCCCGCGTGAATATCGTGGTCGAGGACCTGTTCGCCAAGTACCCCAGTGTAGCCGCACTGGCTGCCGCAGAACCGGAGGACATCGAAGCCATTGTGAAGCCCTGCGGCCTTGGGCACTCCAAAGCGCGGGATATCTCTGCCTGTATGCGGATGCTGCGGGACAAATACGATTGTCAGGTCCCCGCCACTTTTGAAGAACTGCTGGCTCTGCCCGGCGTGGGCCGCAAGAGCGCAAACCTCATCATGGGCGATGTGTTTGGCAAGCCAGCCATCGTGACAGATACCCACTGCATCCGGCTGTGCAACAGGATCGGCCTTGTGGACGGCATCAAGGAGCCGCAGAAAGTAGAAATGGCCCTGTGGAAGATCATCCCGCCCGAGGAAGGCAGCGATCTGTGTCATCGTTTTGTGATGCATGGCCGGGCTGTGTGCAATGCGCGCAAACCGGAATGCGAACACTGTTGTTTGAAGGCCATCTGCCGCTATGCGCAGGAGCAATCCGGTACGCAGACGGCAGGATCATAA
- a CDS encoding replication-associated recombination protein A: MNEPLAQRLRPKTLADVCGQQHLLAPDRVFRRTIESGRIPNMIFYGPSGTGKTTVARIIAENSGMTLHKLNGTSCGTGDIKAVLKDIGTLAGAGGILLYLDEIQYLNKKQQQSLLECIEDGSVTLIASTTENPYFYIYNALLSRCTVFEFKALSAADVERGLHNAVQKLSGDGEPELDMDEDACAYLAESAGGDLRKALGCLDFAVTAAPIEDGKKHITLEMIRQVTRRTAMRYDREGDDHYDIVSAYQKSMRGSDPDAALHYLARLLEAGDLPSACRRLMVCACEDVGLAYPQIIPIVKAAVDAANMVGLPEARLPLADAVVLVATSPKSNSAYDAINAAIADVQAGRTGPIPRQLQNKHYDGEDALVKGQNYKYAHDYDHHWVEQQYLPDAIKDVKYYTFGDNKNEQAARAYWAKIKGEENV; this comes from the coding sequence ATGAACGAACCATTGGCGCAGCGCCTGCGGCCCAAAACTCTGGCAGACGTCTGCGGCCAGCAGCATCTGCTGGCACCGGACAGGGTGTTCCGCCGTACCATCGAGAGCGGGCGTATCCCCAATATGATCTTCTATGGCCCATCCGGCACGGGCAAGACCACCGTGGCCCGCATCATTGCAGAAAACAGCGGTATGACGCTGCACAAGCTGAACGGCACATCCTGCGGCACAGGGGACATCAAGGCGGTGCTCAAGGACATCGGTACGCTGGCGGGAGCGGGCGGCATCCTGCTGTATCTGGACGAGATCCAGTATCTGAACAAAAAGCAGCAGCAGAGCCTGCTGGAATGCATTGAGGACGGCTCGGTGACGCTGATTGCATCCACCACCGAAAATCCGTACTTCTACATTTATAATGCGCTGCTGTCCCGGTGCACGGTATTCGAGTTCAAGGCCCTGTCTGCAGCGGATGTGGAGCGCGGCCTGCACAATGCGGTGCAGAAGCTCTCGGGAGATGGGGAACCGGAGCTTGATATGGACGAGGATGCCTGTGCCTACCTTGCAGAGAGCGCAGGCGGCGATCTGCGCAAAGCACTGGGCTGTCTGGATTTTGCGGTAACGGCGGCACCCATCGAGGACGGAAAAAAGCATATCACGCTGGAGATGATCCGGCAGGTCACCCGCCGCACAGCCATGCGCTACGACCGGGAGGGCGACGACCACTATGATATCGTGTCAGCCTACCAGAAGTCCATGCGGGGCTCCGACCCGGATGCGGCTTTGCACTATCTGGCCCGTCTGCTGGAAGCAGGTGACCTGCCTTCGGCCTGCCGCCGTCTGATGGTGTGCGCCTGTGAGGATGTGGGCCTTGCCTACCCGCAGATCATCCCCATCGTGAAGGCAGCGGTGGATGCCGCCAATATGGTGGGCCTGCCGGAGGCGCGGCTTCCGCTGGCAGACGCCGTTGTTCTGGTGGCCACCAGTCCCAAATCCAACAGTGCTTACGATGCCATCAATGCAGCCATTGCGGATGTGCAGGCGGGCCGCACCGGGCCGATCCCGCGCCAGCTGCAGAACAAACACTATGATGGTGAGGATGCACTGGTGAAGGGCCAGAATTACAAATACGCCCACGACTACGATCATCACTGGGTGGAACAGCAATACCTGCCGGATGCAATCAAAGACGTGAAATACTACACCTTTGGCGACAACAAAAACGAGCAGGCTGCCCGGGCCTACTGGGCAAAGATCAAGGGCGAAGAGAACGTCTGA
- a CDS encoding transcriptional repressor: MRYSKQRELVMQTVQALCDHPTAEEIYDAAVKECPGLSLGTVYRNLNSLVDAGRVRRVSIPGKADRFDHTLPWHSHLYCTVCGSVTDAEVDEEQVMKLVRNQKGCVQDCAVVLIGVCEACCEAQMQENMQ; the protein is encoded by the coding sequence ATGCGATATTCCAAACAGCGCGAGCTGGTCATGCAGACCGTACAGGCCTTGTGCGACCACCCCACCGCCGAGGAAATTTATGATGCTGCGGTCAAGGAGTGCCCGGGCCTGAGCCTTGGTACCGTGTACCGCAACCTGAACAGTCTTGTGGATGCGGGCCGGGTGCGCCGGGTCTCCATCCCGGGCAAGGCAGACCGCTTTGACCACACGCTGCCCTGGCACAGCCACCTGTACTGCACGGTATGCGGCAGCGTGACCGACGCCGAGGTGGACGAAGAACAGGTGATGAAGCTGGTCAGGAACCAGAAGGGCTGCGTGCAGGACTGCGCTGTGGTGCTCATTGGCGTGTGCGAAGCCTGCTGTGAGGCACAGATGCAGGAAAATATGCAGTGA
- the miaB gene encoding tRNA (N6-isopentenyl adenosine(37)-C2)-methylthiotransferase MiaB, which yields MEYISFEHNNIAAELVKQAYDTPPLAFVHSYGCQQNMNDGERIKGVLMDIGYGLCDKPEDADLILFNTCAVREHAEQRVFGNVGALKGLKEKKHDLIIGLCGCMANQKHVVEKLRKSYPYVDLVFGVDGIDTLPQLIAQKLQKHKRVLMEPAQRPVIVENIPIRRESEFRAWLPIMYGCDNFCTYCIVPYVRGREKSRKPGDILAEFRGLVEAGYKEITLLGQNVNSYGKGLEEKVDFSDLLNLLCTVPGDYHIRFMTSHPKDASHKLIDTIAAQPKLCRHLHLPVQCGSDELLKKMNRHYTVEQYLELIEYARKTVPGITFSSDIIVGFPGETEEDFVKTLELVQKVGYMQLFTFIYSRRTGTKAAEMPDPTPRKEKTDRMTRLLKLQDEIAMSLVKAQVGQTVKVLVEGFGRSEGSLSGRLDNNLTVEFAADASLMGSYANVHLTGARATVLLGELA from the coding sequence TTGGAATACATTAGTTTTGAACATAATAACATCGCCGCTGAGCTGGTAAAGCAGGCCTATGATACGCCGCCGCTGGCCTTTGTGCACAGCTATGGCTGTCAGCAGAACATGAACGACGGCGAGCGGATCAAGGGCGTGCTGATGGACATCGGCTATGGCCTGTGCGATAAGCCCGAGGACGCCGACCTGATCCTCTTCAACACCTGCGCCGTGCGTGAGCATGCCGAGCAGCGTGTGTTCGGCAACGTAGGTGCCCTGAAGGGACTCAAGGAAAAAAAGCATGACCTCATCATCGGGCTGTGCGGCTGCATGGCGAACCAGAAGCATGTGGTGGAAAAGCTGCGCAAGAGTTACCCCTATGTAGACCTTGTGTTTGGCGTGGATGGCATCGACACCCTGCCGCAGCTCATTGCCCAGAAGCTGCAGAAGCATAAGCGTGTGCTGATGGAGCCTGCCCAGCGCCCGGTCATCGTGGAGAATATCCCCATCCGGCGTGAGAGCGAGTTCCGCGCATGGCTGCCCATCATGTACGGCTGCGACAACTTCTGCACCTACTGCATCGTGCCCTATGTGCGCGGCCGTGAAAAGAGCCGCAAGCCCGGCGATATCCTTGCCGAGTTCCGCGGTCTTGTGGAGGCAGGCTATAAGGAGATCACATTGCTGGGACAGAACGTCAACAGCTACGGCAAGGGTCTGGAAGAAAAGGTGGACTTTTCCGATCTGCTCAACCTGCTGTGCACGGTGCCCGGCGATTACCACATCCGCTTTATGACCAGCCACCCCAAGGATGCCAGCCACAAGCTGATCGACACCATTGCCGCCCAGCCGAAGCTGTGCAGGCACCTGCATCTGCCGGTGCAGTGCGGCTCGGATGAACTGCTGAAGAAGATGAACCGCCACTACACCGTGGAACAGTATCTTGAACTCATTGAATACGCCCGCAAAACGGTGCCCGGCATCACCTTTTCCAGCGACATCATCGTTGGCTTCCCCGGCGAGACCGAGGAGGATTTTGTCAAGACGCTGGAGCTGGTGCAGAAGGTGGGCTATATGCAGCTGTTCACCTTTATCTATTCCAGGCGCACCGGCACCAAGGCTGCCGAAATGCCCGATCCCACCCCCCGCAAGGAAAAGACCGACCGCATGACCCGCCTGCTCAAGCTGCAGGACGAGATCGCCATGTCGCTGGTCAAGGCGCAGGTGGGCCAGACCGTGAAGGTGCTGGTAGAGGGCTTTGGACGCAGCGAGGGAAGCCTTTCCGGCCGGCTGGATAACAACCTGACCGTAGAATTTGCCGCAGATGCTTCCCTGATGGGCAGCTATGCCAACGTACATCTCACGGGCGCACGGGCGACTGTGCTGCTGGGTGAGCTTGCCTGA
- a CDS encoding YlbF family regulator, whose translation MDCIDLFKRAAVALQTDSRYLVLDQTRKANDKDEELQNLIGEFNLARMDLNNEIGKSERNDARIAELNEKVNSLYGQIMGNEGMVAYNEAKRDCENLVNYIDAIINTAMNGGDPMTVQEPSASCTGSCSTCGGCH comes from the coding sequence ATGGATTGCATTGATCTTTTCAAGCGCGCAGCCGTTGCGCTGCAGACCGATAGCCGCTACCTCGTTCTGGATCAGACCCGGAAGGCAAACGATAAGGACGAAGAGCTGCAGAACCTGATCGGCGAGTTCAACCTCGCCCGCATGGATCTGAACAACGAGATCGGCAAGAGCGAGCGCAACGATGCCCGCATCGCCGAGCTGAACGAGAAGGTGAACAGCCTGTACGGCCAGATCATGGGCAACGAAGGCATGGTGGCTTACAACGAGGCCAAGCGTGACTGCGAGAACCTTGTGAACTATATTGATGCCATCATCAACACTGCCATGAATGGCGGCGACCCCATGACGGTACAGGAGCCTTCTGCTTCCTGCACCGGCAGCTGTTCCACCTGCGGCGGCTGCCACTGA